One Pseudomonas sp. HOU2 genomic window carries:
- a CDS encoding TonB-dependent receptor: MPSPKSLPSALLGLALACPVMAEEPKSMELGQVLISAEAQSSADASVADAQARLAQVPGGSNVVDMRQPLQGRVASNQDVLAYQPGVYAQSAGNEGVKISIRGSGINRAPGAHASGLYTMLDGLPLTGPGGTPYELLEPLWLDHVEVLRGANGFDRGALALGGAVDYVSHTGYDAPKLQVRYATGSHGYQQRQVSSGQVLGDFDYYVSLTDSNADGYQDHTASESKGVIANFGYRFNPNLETRFYFRYRETDNDLAGRVTKHSIEHDPRAANPAYVARDDSRKQPGSTFIGNKTTYYIDDDSSIQTGLVYHDYPMDLREGPNRLKVAYTDVSGTFDYKRRDTVFGMESRSTVGLRTTKHLPNDGASEFVRIPSGNTAGYAPGTRMRNFTYQGSDTVLHVGNDLEIADDLWLTTGLAAIYTRRESAVTYPQGGGKTSLNDWDYAPRLGLRYQVTPDLQLFGNLSRSVEAPHPWSLIYSSNIRFPAGNGAATGTQSDPIKLQNQTATTLELGGRGDSALGQWSLAWYYAQVRHELLSVLPDANAVTPYELNASPTAHQGVEASLQSTLWSAGDGRKLSLRQAYTFSDFHYRDDQRFGDNRLPGLPMHYYQGELRHDWPQGFFAAVNTQLVSKVAVDYANSYYADPYALFGATVGYNGPKNDWQTWLDLRNLTNQHYAATVTPGYDDKGLDAARSTPGEGLGVYVGVSWSLL; this comes from the coding sequence ATGCCGTCGCCCAAATCCCTGCCCTCTGCCCTGCTGGGCCTGGCCCTCGCCTGCCCGGTCATGGCCGAGGAACCCAAAAGCATGGAGTTGGGACAGGTGCTGATTTCGGCTGAAGCACAAAGCAGCGCCGATGCCTCTGTGGCCGACGCCCAAGCGCGTCTGGCGCAGGTGCCAGGCGGCAGCAACGTGGTCGACATGCGCCAACCGTTGCAGGGTCGTGTGGCGAGCAATCAGGACGTGCTGGCGTATCAGCCGGGGGTTTACGCGCAATCGGCGGGCAACGAAGGGGTGAAGATTTCGATTCGTGGTTCGGGGATCAACCGCGCACCGGGCGCGCACGCCTCGGGGTTGTACACGATGCTCGACGGCCTGCCGCTGACCGGCCCCGGTGGCACGCCCTACGAATTGCTCGAACCGCTGTGGCTCGACCATGTGGAAGTGCTGCGCGGCGCCAACGGTTTTGATCGTGGTGCGCTGGCGCTGGGCGGCGCTGTCGATTACGTCAGCCACACCGGCTACGACGCACCGAAACTGCAAGTGCGTTACGCCACCGGCAGCCACGGCTACCAGCAGCGTCAGGTGAGTTCCGGGCAGGTGCTGGGCGACTTCGATTACTACGTGTCGCTGACCGACTCGAACGCCGACGGCTATCAGGATCACACCGCCAGCGAGAGCAAAGGCGTGATCGCCAACTTCGGTTATCGCTTCAATCCGAACCTGGAAACCCGCTTCTACTTCCGCTATCGCGAGACCGACAACGACCTCGCCGGCCGCGTAACCAAACACTCGATCGAGCACGACCCACGGGCGGCCAACCCGGCCTACGTGGCGCGCGATGACAGCCGCAAACAACCGGGCAGCACCTTCATCGGCAACAAGACCACCTACTACATCGACGACGATTCGAGCATCCAGACCGGCCTGGTCTATCACGATTACCCGATGGACCTGCGCGAAGGCCCGAACCGTCTGAAAGTGGCCTACACCGATGTCAGCGGCACCTTCGACTACAAGCGCCGCGACACCGTGTTCGGCATGGAAAGCCGCAGCACCGTGGGCCTGCGCACCACCAAACACTTGCCCAATGACGGCGCCAGTGAATTCGTGCGTATCCCCAGCGGCAACACCGCCGGTTATGCGCCGGGCACGCGCATGCGCAACTTCACCTATCAGGGTTCGGACACCGTTCTGCACGTGGGCAACGACCTGGAAATCGCCGACGACTTGTGGCTGACCACCGGCCTCGCCGCCATCTACACCCGCCGCGAAAGTGCCGTCACCTACCCGCAGGGCGGCGGCAAGACCAGCCTGAACGACTGGGACTACGCGCCGCGTCTGGGCCTGCGCTATCAGGTCACACCGGACCTGCAACTGTTCGGCAACCTCAGCCGTTCGGTCGAGGCACCGCACCCGTGGTCGCTGATCTACAGCTCGAACATCCGCTTCCCGGCCGGCAACGGCGCGGCGACCGGTACCCAGAGCGATCCGATCAAACTGCAGAACCAGACCGCGACCACCCTCGAACTCGGCGGTCGCGGCGACAGCGCACTCGGCCAGTGGAGCCTGGCGTGGTACTACGCCCAGGTGCGCCATGAATTGCTGTCGGTACTGCCGGACGCCAACGCCGTCACCCCGTACGAACTCAATGCCAGCCCCACCGCGCACCAAGGCGTGGAAGCCAGTCTGCAGAGTACGCTGTGGTCAGCCGGAGACGGACGTAAATTGAGCCTGCGCCAGGCCTACACCTTCAGCGACTTCCACTACCGCGACGACCAGCGTTTCGGCGACAACCGCCTGCCCGGCCTGCCGATGCACTACTACCAGGGCGAACTGCGCCACGACTGGCCGCAAGGCTTCTTCGCGGCGGTCAACACGCAACTGGTGTCCAAAGTCGCCGTGGATTACGCCAACAGCTACTACGCCGATCCCTACGCACTGTTCGGCGCCACCGTCGGCTACAACGGGCCGAAAAACGACTGGCAGACCTGGCTCGACCTGCGCAACCTGACCAACCAGCACTACGCCGCAACGGTCACGCCGGGGTATGACGACAAAGGTCTGGATGCGGCGCGGTCTACTCCGGGTGAAGGGCTCGGGGTTTATGTCGGAGTGTCATGGAGTCTGCTCTGA
- a CDS encoding class I SAM-dependent methyltransferase, translated as MSNAWNEGYFTDEGYTYSYSREINPVFQRFCLLLRGFATLESAGGYHCELGFGQGVSINIHAAANPGNYVGTDFTPSQAAHAMALANDWNSQARLYDDSFEQLLARDDLPAFDSISLHGIWSWVSRDNQQLIVEFARRHLKPGGMLYVSYNCFPGWSPSAPLRNLFSLHNRFASQASTSPAKRIDAAMEFSETLLAANPKYARTAPALGAQLQSIKGQNRQYVAHEYFNRNWDCMYFIDVVDAMTAAKLDFATTAVPLDTVAALNLSAEGMDFLQGIEHPIMREQARDYFINQNFRRDLYVRGANRLSAAEQRDGLLRSRFVLLQAIESIPDTVTGPAGAASLQAEIYRPVLAALAANAYTPKTLQQLSMAVGAVAYDDLVQAVTVLIGMGVAAPCQSESAERQVQERCDTLNLQLCKRALFNSNIQVLASPVTGGGVPISRVQQLFLISIKQGMTDPQDWAQLAWAVIGDQGEVLHKGDQPLLTAEENLAEMTEQARAFAQTPLDILMALKIA; from the coding sequence ATGAGCAATGCCTGGAACGAAGGGTATTTCACCGATGAGGGTTACACCTATTCGTACAGCCGGGAAATCAACCCGGTGTTCCAGCGTTTTTGTTTGTTGTTGCGCGGTTTTGCCACCCTCGAAAGCGCGGGTGGCTACCACTGCGAACTCGGCTTTGGCCAGGGTGTCTCGATCAACATCCACGCCGCCGCCAACCCGGGCAACTACGTCGGCACCGACTTCACGCCGTCCCAGGCCGCGCATGCCATGGCGCTGGCGAACGACTGGAACAGCCAGGCCCGCCTGTATGACGACAGCTTCGAGCAACTGCTGGCCCGCGATGATCTGCCGGCCTTCGACAGCATCAGCCTGCATGGCATCTGGTCCTGGGTCAGCCGCGACAATCAGCAACTGATCGTCGAGTTCGCCCGTCGCCACCTCAAGCCCGGAGGCATGTTGTACGTCAGCTACAACTGTTTCCCGGGCTGGTCGCCGTCGGCGCCACTGCGCAATCTGTTCAGCCTGCACAATCGCTTTGCCAGCCAGGCCTCGACCAGCCCGGCCAAACGCATCGATGCTGCGATGGAGTTTTCCGAAACGCTGTTGGCAGCCAATCCGAAGTACGCCAGAACGGCGCCGGCCCTCGGTGCCCAGTTGCAGAGCATCAAGGGCCAGAACCGTCAGTACGTGGCCCATGAGTATTTCAATCGCAACTGGGACTGCATGTATTTCATTGATGTGGTCGACGCCATGACCGCGGCCAAACTCGACTTTGCCACCACGGCCGTACCGCTGGACACCGTGGCCGCGCTGAACCTGAGTGCAGAAGGCATGGACTTTCTGCAAGGTATCGAGCACCCGATCATGCGCGAACAGGCGCGCGACTATTTCATCAATCAGAACTTCCGCCGGGATCTGTACGTACGCGGCGCCAATCGGCTGTCTGCCGCCGAGCAACGCGATGGCCTGCTGAGAAGCCGTTTTGTCCTCTTGCAAGCCATTGAAAGCATTCCCGACACAGTCACAGGTCCTGCAGGCGCAGCTTCGCTGCAGGCGGAGATTTACCGCCCGGTACTCGCAGCGCTCGCCGCCAATGCCTACACCCCGAAAACCTTGCAGCAATTGTCGATGGCCGTCGGCGCCGTTGCTTATGACGACCTGGTGCAGGCTGTCACCGTGCTGATCGGTATGGGCGTCGCCGCGCCGTGCCAGAGTGAATCCGCCGAAAGGCAGGTGCAGGAACGTTGCGACACCCTCAACCTGCAACTGTGCAAGCGCGCACTGTTCAACAGCAACATTCAGGTACTGGCCAGCCCGGTCACCGGCGGTGGCGTGCCGATCAGCCGCGTACAGCAGCTGTTCCTGATTTCGATCAAGCAAGGCATGACCGACCCGCAAGACTGGGCGCAGTTGGCGTGGGCCGTCATCGGTGATCAGGGCGAAGTGCTGCACAAGGGTGACCAGCCGCTGCTCACGGCCGAAGAAAATCTTGCCGAGATGACCGAACAGGCCCGGGCATTTGCCCAGACACCGCTGGACATTCTCATGGCGTTGAAGATTGCTTGA
- a CDS encoding AraC family transcriptional regulator: protein MSELPTHFAYIRRFNAVLAYIDAHLEGDLSVSTLSQVANFSAYHFHRQFSAFVGVPVSRYVQLMRLRKAAHRLAAQPDHSILDAASDAGFESPEAFSRAFRRDFGMTPSAFRKQPNWQIWNAVFAIPHFSRSVIMQTRIVDFPTVRVAALEHCGAPAQVQQSVQTFIAWRMHSGQSPVASSRTFGIPYNNPDTTAAADFRFAICGEIDEPVAPNTFGVGELVIPGGRCVVVRHVGSPDHIGETIYPVYRDWLPASGEELRDHPLFFHYLSVYPETPQDQWQTDVYVPLQS, encoded by the coding sequence GTGTCCGAACTGCCGACCCACTTCGCCTACATCCGACGTTTCAACGCCGTACTCGCCTACATCGACGCCCATCTCGAGGGCGACCTGTCGGTGAGCACGTTGAGTCAGGTGGCGAACTTTTCGGCGTATCACTTCCATCGGCAATTCAGCGCGTTCGTGGGCGTGCCGGTGTCGCGCTACGTGCAACTGATGCGCTTGCGCAAGGCAGCCCATCGGCTGGCCGCGCAGCCGGATCATTCGATACTGGACGCCGCGTCCGACGCCGGTTTCGAGAGCCCGGAAGCCTTCAGCCGCGCATTTCGGCGCGACTTCGGCATGACGCCGAGCGCCTTCAGGAAGCAACCGAACTGGCAGATCTGGAATGCGGTATTCGCCATCCCTCACTTTTCCAGGAGCGTCATCATGCAAACCAGAATCGTCGATTTCCCCACCGTACGGGTCGCCGCGCTTGAGCACTGCGGCGCGCCGGCGCAGGTTCAACAAAGCGTGCAGACATTCATTGCCTGGCGCATGCATAGCGGGCAGTCGCCCGTGGCCTCGAGCCGCACCTTCGGCATTCCCTACAACAACCCCGACACCACAGCGGCGGCGGATTTTCGCTTCGCCATCTGTGGCGAGATTGATGAGCCGGTGGCACCCAATACGTTCGGCGTGGGGGAACTGGTGATTCCCGGGGGGCGTTGCGTGGTGGTGCGGCATGTGGGTTCACCGGATCACATTGGCGAAACCATCTATCCCGTCTACCGCGACTGGCTGCCGGCCAGCGGTGAGGAATTACGTGATCATCCGCTGTTTTTCCATTACCTGAGCGTCTATCCCGAGACCCCACAGGATCAGTGGCAGACAGACGTCTACGTACCTCTGCAATCGTAA
- a CDS encoding PaaI family thioesterase — translation MSRSETPLQDLAAPEGVCYGCGGRNPHGLHVKSYWHEDGVHVMADHLPDDKYCGWPDLVYGGLLAMLVDCHSNWTAMAYHYRHEQREPGSLPRIDCVTGNLGLKFIKPTPMGVTLTLRARVKGEVGRKTRVICEVYAGDVLTAIGDSVFVRVDTHQLADAAHGR, via the coding sequence ATGAGCCGTTCCGAAACTCCCCTGCAAGACCTCGCCGCCCCCGAGGGCGTCTGCTACGGCTGTGGCGGCCGCAACCCACATGGGCTGCACGTCAAAAGCTACTGGCACGAGGACGGCGTGCACGTTATGGCCGATCATCTGCCGGACGACAAATACTGCGGCTGGCCGGACCTGGTGTACGGCGGCCTGCTGGCGATGCTGGTCGACTGCCATTCAAACTGGACCGCGATGGCTTACCACTATCGCCACGAACAACGCGAACCAGGCAGCCTGCCGCGCATCGACTGCGTCACCGGCAACCTCGGCCTCAAGTTCATCAAACCCACGCCGATGGGCGTCACCCTGACCTTGCGCGCCAGGGTCAAGGGCGAGGTCGGGCGCAAGACGCGGGTGATCTGCGAGGTGTATGCCGGGGATGTGCTGACGGCAATTGGCGATTCAGTGTTCGTACGGGTCGACACCCACCAACTGGCGGATGCAGCGCACGGCCGCTGA
- a CDS encoding GGDEF domain-containing protein → MPLDPPTMLTISIALAAAAALYLAVEWRSIREPSLLFWSAGFATITIGSTLALLRSNGFLLIGIWFANGLLVTAHFLFLLGVARFTQIRLSPAWYLIFVSWLVMLLLPDGPLWSKVMLAANSLLVAASTLKASLLLRPHGKSLSVGAVQLRYVLLGHGIFYVAKAMTVMIPGTLIDLAAFRGEIIQISLVEGAMAIMLIALSMTGTERYRREEQIARLAARDPLTALFNRRALEVRAPRLLREVCAEQPGALLLIDIDNFKLVNDHYGHTAGDRLLVALSEMIRAESPEGGLAARLGGDEFVILLSNAPSEQIVRLGDTLRDQFQRIALQTFPTAEPVTLSIGATLFNKPPASLAALIEQGDAALYESKRGGRNRLRLTGLTTSG, encoded by the coding sequence ATGCCGCTCGACCCACCAACGATGCTGACCATCTCGATCGCTCTCGCAGCTGCTGCCGCGCTGTACCTGGCGGTCGAGTGGCGCAGCATTCGTGAGCCTTCGCTGCTGTTCTGGAGCGCCGGTTTCGCCACGATCACCATCGGCTCCACCCTGGCCTTGCTGCGCAGCAACGGTTTTCTGCTGATCGGCATCTGGTTCGCCAACGGCTTGTTGGTGACCGCGCACTTTCTGTTTCTGCTGGGGGTGGCGCGCTTCACGCAGATCCGCCTGTCCCCGGCCTGGTATCTGATCTTCGTCAGTTGGCTGGTCATGCTGTTATTGCCGGACGGGCCGCTGTGGTCGAAAGTCATGCTGGCCGCCAACTCGCTGCTGGTGGCCGCCTCGACGCTCAAGGCCAGTCTGCTGCTGCGCCCACACGGCAAGTCGCTGAGCGTCGGCGCCGTGCAACTGCGCTACGTGCTGTTGGGCCACGGCATTTTCTATGTGGCCAAAGCCATGACGGTGATGATCCCGGGCACACTGATCGACCTGGCCGCGTTCCGTGGCGAAATCATCCAGATCTCGCTGGTCGAGGGTGCGATGGCGATCATGCTGATCGCGCTGTCGATGACCGGCACCGAACGCTATCGACGCGAAGAGCAGATCGCCCGACTGGCCGCCCGAGACCCGCTGACCGCCCTCTTCAACCGCCGCGCCCTTGAAGTGCGCGCCCCGCGCCTGCTGCGGGAGGTCTGTGCAGAGCAACCCGGAGCGCTGCTGCTGATCGATATCGACAATTTCAAACTGGTCAACGACCACTACGGCCACACGGCCGGCGACCGTTTGCTGGTGGCGTTGAGCGAGATGATCCGCGCCGAATCTCCCGAGGGTGGGCTGGCCGCGCGTCTGGGCGGTGACGAATTTGTCATTCTGCTGAGCAACGCGCCCAGTGAACAGATCGTCCGACTGGGCGACACCCTGCGCGATCAGTTTCAGCGCATTGCGCTCCAGACATTTCCCACTGCCGAGCCGGTGACGCTAAGCATCGGCGCCACCCTGTTCAACAAGCCGCCGGCCAGTCTGGCGGCGCTGATCGAACAAGGCGATGCCGCACTCTACGAATCCAAGCGCGGCGGCCGCAATCGCCTGCGCCTGACCGGGCTCACCACTTCAGGATGA
- a CDS encoding NAD(P)-dependent alcohol dehydrogenase — MSNSEPATFNGWAATAAGAPLERYSYDPGPLGEEDVEVAVEYCGVCHSDQSLIDNDWGISRYPFVPGHEVVGKIVRMGPQVRGLELGQRVGIGWYKGSCMHCSSCISGSQQLCGTAQPTIIGSNGGFADRVRSHWAWAIAVPANLDPAMVGPLFCAGSTVFNPLLQFGVKPTDRVGVVGIGGLGHLALRFLNAWGCEVTAFTSSLNKQDEARRLGAHNVVASTDSSALKAIAGTLDFLLISANADLDWTAMLATLRGNGRLHFVGIVPSAIPVHVFDLIPQQKSLSASPVGSPGTMATMLEFCARHQILPQVEMFPMSKVNEAVDHLRSGKARYRVVLDASQ; from the coding sequence ATGAGCAACAGCGAACCTGCAACTTTCAACGGCTGGGCCGCCACCGCCGCCGGCGCCCCGCTGGAGCGCTATAGCTACGATCCCGGCCCCTTGGGCGAAGAGGACGTTGAGGTCGCCGTGGAATACTGCGGTGTATGCCACTCCGATCAGTCGCTGATCGATAACGATTGGGGCATCAGCCGCTACCCGTTCGTGCCGGGCCACGAGGTGGTCGGCAAAATCGTGCGCATGGGCCCGCAGGTGCGCGGCCTCGAACTCGGCCAGCGCGTCGGCATCGGCTGGTACAAGGGCAGTTGCATGCACTGTTCGTCCTGCATCAGCGGCTCGCAACAACTGTGCGGCACTGCGCAACCGACCATCATCGGCAGCAACGGCGGTTTCGCCGATCGGGTGCGTTCGCACTGGGCGTGGGCGATTGCGGTGCCCGCCAATCTTGATCCGGCGATGGTCGGCCCGCTGTTCTGCGCCGGTTCCACCGTGTTCAACCCGCTGCTGCAGTTTGGCGTCAAACCCACCGACCGCGTCGGCGTTGTCGGCATCGGCGGCCTCGGTCATCTGGCGCTGCGTTTTCTCAATGCGTGGGGTTGTGAGGTCACCGCGTTTACTTCTTCACTGAACAAGCAGGACGAAGCCAGGCGTCTGGGCGCGCACAACGTCGTGGCCTCGACCGACAGCAGTGCGCTGAAAGCGATTGCCGGCACCCTGGACTTTTTGCTGATCAGCGCCAACGCCGACCTCGACTGGACAGCGATGCTCGCCACCCTGCGCGGCAATGGCCGGCTGCATTTCGTCGGCATCGTGCCCAGCGCGATTCCGGTGCATGTGTTCGATCTGATCCCGCAGCAGAAATCCCTGTCCGCCTCCCCGGTCGGCTCGCCCGGCACCATGGCGACCATGCTCGAATTCTGCGCCCGGCATCAGATTCTGCCGCAGGTCGAGATGTTTCCCATGAGCAAGGTCAACGAGGCGGTCGACCATCTGCGTAGCGGCAAGGCGCGCTACCGCGTGGTGCTGGACGCCAGCCAGTGA
- a CDS encoding ATPase yields MKTLTRLALTALLMSGMVATAPSYAEDACACHLQPIAGSSATLQHSQSVGVLYSEDTRENLQYLTRYHDMALHGAKDALDSRIRAAFVSSSDPELAIDWLLSSLQRQFVSVTVYDNLDTLILAHPDIVVKLDTFNRLLTQQNSLYEAHFIARFYDADLQYIGKAEGAVEKQIPSVWVHDKAAQEIAAQIEQQRDLQLNALKQFDASLKALVASS; encoded by the coding sequence ATGAAGACACTGACCCGACTGGCGCTGACCGCTCTGCTGATGAGCGGCATGGTAGCCACGGCACCGTCTTACGCCGAAGACGCTTGTGCCTGTCATCTTCAGCCCATCGCCGGCAGCAGCGCGACTTTGCAGCATTCGCAGAGCGTGGGTGTGTTGTACAGCGAAGACACCCGGGAAAACCTGCAGTACCTGACGCGTTACCACGATATGGCGCTGCACGGGGCCAAGGATGCACTGGATTCGCGAATCCGTGCCGCGTTTGTCAGCAGCTCCGACCCGGAACTGGCGATCGACTGGTTGCTCAGCTCGTTGCAGCGTCAGTTCGTGTCGGTGACCGTTTACGACAACCTCGATACGCTGATTCTGGCGCATCCGGACATCGTGGTGAAACTCGACACCTTCAACCGCCTGCTGACCCAGCAGAACAGCCTGTACGAAGCGCACTTCATTGCGCGTTTCTACGATGCCGACCTGCAGTACATCGGCAAGGCCGAAGGCGCGGTGGAGAAACAGATTCCGTCGGTCTGGGTACACGACAAAGCGGCGCAGGAGATTGCCGCGCAGATCGAGCAGCAACGTGACCTGCAACTCAATGCCTTGAAGCAGTTCGATGCCTCGCTCAAGGCACTGGTGGCTTCCAGCTGA
- a CDS encoding zinc-dependent alcohol dehydrogenase family protein yields MSQSTIRALILDDYAENSFREAQIERPVPQANEVLVRIIASGVNPIDYKIRTGNAPYAMPELPAILGTDMAGVIEAVGADVTHLAVGDEVFGMVGGVRGLPGSLAEYLAVDADLVARKPKNLDFREAAAVPLVFLTAWEGLVDRAHVKAGQKVLVHGGAGGVGHMAVQIAAALGAEVFATVSSGKRSIVEGYGATAIDYQSVPVEQYVNQFTDGKGFDVIYDTVGGQSLDDSFAAIRLYGHVTSCAAFGTHNLATGSLRSATLSGIFVLLPMLTGVGRKHHAEILGYATRLIEEGKVKPLMHADRFNLSQARQAHDAVQQGTAIGKVVIDVA; encoded by the coding sequence ATGAGCCAATCCACCATCCGCGCGTTGATCCTTGATGACTATGCTGAAAACAGCTTTCGCGAAGCGCAGATCGAGCGCCCGGTACCGCAAGCCAACGAAGTATTGGTGCGCATCATCGCCAGTGGCGTAAACCCCATCGACTACAAGATCCGCACCGGCAACGCGCCGTACGCGATGCCGGAACTGCCGGCGATTCTCGGTACTGACATGGCCGGGGTGATCGAAGCGGTCGGCGCCGACGTTACCCATCTGGCGGTGGGCGATGAGGTGTTCGGCATGGTCGGTGGCGTGCGCGGCTTGCCCGGTTCGCTGGCCGAGTACCTGGCGGTGGATGCGGATCTGGTGGCACGCAAGCCGAAAAATCTCGACTTCCGTGAGGCCGCTGCGGTGCCACTGGTGTTCCTCACCGCGTGGGAAGGTCTGGTCGACCGCGCGCATGTCAAGGCCGGTCAGAAGGTGCTGGTGCACGGCGGCGCGGGCGGTGTCGGCCACATGGCGGTGCAAATTGCCGCCGCGCTGGGCGCTGAAGTGTTCGCCACGGTCTCGTCGGGCAAACGTTCGATTGTCGAGGGCTACGGCGCCACGGCCATCGACTACCAGAGCGTGCCGGTGGAGCAGTACGTGAATCAGTTCACCGACGGCAAGGGTTTTGACGTGATCTACGACACCGTCGGCGGCCAGAGTCTGGATGACTCGTTCGCGGCGATCCGGCTCTACGGCCACGTCACCAGTTGCGCGGCGTTCGGCACCCACAACCTGGCCACCGGGTCGCTGCGCAGTGCCACGCTGTCGGGGATTTTCGTGTTGCTGCCGATGCTCACCGGTGTCGGGCGCAAGCACCACGCGGAAATCCTCGGTTACGCCACGCGGCTGATCGAAGAAGGCAAGGTCAAGCCGTTGATGCATGCCGATCGCTTCAATCTCAGCCAGGCGCGCCAGGCGCATGACGCGGTGCAACAAGGCACGGCGATTGGCAAGGTGGTGATCGACGTCGCCTGA
- a CDS encoding TetR family transcriptional regulator, whose protein sequence is MSNRQTARISSRKQPQQARSADLVAAILQAAIQVLTEHGATRFTTARVAEKAGVSIGSLYQYFPNKAAILFRLQSDEWLHTTQMLQRILENPEHPPLTRLRTLVQAFIRSECEEAQMRGALNDAAPLYRDAPEAHEVHAAGRQIFATFILHLLPESDEPTRVAACDLILTTLSSVGKDFSGTARSDLEITAFADRLADMFSAYVMTLNQPSM, encoded by the coding sequence ATGAGCAATCGTCAGACCGCCCGTATTTCCTCGCGTAAACAGCCGCAGCAGGCACGCTCGGCTGACTTGGTCGCGGCGATTCTGCAGGCGGCTATTCAGGTTTTGACCGAACATGGCGCGACCCGATTCACCACCGCACGGGTCGCGGAAAAGGCTGGCGTGAGCATCGGCTCGCTGTACCAGTACTTCCCCAACAAGGCGGCGATCCTGTTCCGCCTTCAGAGCGATGAGTGGCTGCACACCACGCAGATGCTGCAGCGAATTCTGGAAAATCCCGAGCATCCGCCACTGACACGCCTGCGCACGCTGGTGCAGGCGTTCATCCGCTCGGAGTGCGAGGAAGCGCAGATGCGTGGTGCACTGAACGACGCGGCGCCGCTGTATCGCGATGCGCCCGAGGCCCACGAGGTGCATGCTGCAGGACGGCAGATCTTCGCCACGTTCATCCTGCATTTGCTGCCGGAATCCGATGAGCCAACCCGCGTCGCGGCCTGCGATCTGATCCTGACCACGCTCAGTTCGGTGGGCAAAGACTTTTCCGGCACTGCGCGCAGCGACCTGGAGATCACGGCCTTCGCCGATCGGCTGGCGGACATGTTCAGCGCCTACGTAATGACGCTGAATCAACCTTCAATGTGA
- a CDS encoding class I SAM-dependent methyltransferase, giving the protein MTTLTSEPLASLIERLYGQASAATSPVLETVSGAERERLMHSKTEYLQLYAMLKDLWLPVSRDTGKLLYMLARNTRAKAIVEFGTSFGLSTLHLAAALRDNGGGVLIGSEFEPSKIALARHHFIEGGVSDLVEIREGDALVTLASNLPPSVDLLLLDGAKALYGDVLSLVEKHLKPGALVVADNTNYCPEYLAHVRAPHNGYLSVPFADDIELSMRLGDYA; this is encoded by the coding sequence ATGACCACCCTGACTTCTGAACCATTGGCCAGCCTGATCGAACGCCTCTACGGCCAGGCCAGCGCCGCCACCAGCCCGGTGCTGGAAACGGTGTCGGGCGCGGAGCGCGAGCGCCTGATGCACAGCAAGACCGAGTACCTGCAACTCTACGCCATGCTCAAGGACCTGTGGCTGCCGGTCTCGCGCGACACCGGCAAACTGCTGTACATGCTGGCGCGCAATACCAGGGCCAAAGCGATTGTCGAGTTCGGCACCTCGTTCGGCCTGTCCACCCTGCACCTGGCGGCGGCACTGCGCGACAACGGTGGCGGCGTGCTGATCGGCAGCGAATTCGAACCGTCGAAAATCGCCCTGGCCCGCCATCACTTCATCGAGGGCGGCGTCAGTGACCTGGTGGAAATCCGCGAAGGCGATGCGCTCGTCACGCTCGCCAGCAACCTGCCGCCGTCAGTCGACTTGCTCCTGCTCGATGGGGCCAAGGCGTTGTACGGCGACGTGTTGAGCCTAGTGGAAAAACACCTGAAGCCGGGCGCGCTGGTGGTGGCGGACAACACCAACTATTGCCCGGAATATCTGGCCCATGTGCGTGCGCCACACAACGGTTACCTGTCGGTGCCATTTGCGGATGACATCGAGTTGTCGATGCGGCTGGGGGATTACGCGTAA